CGCACGGAGCTGCTGCAGCTTCAGGAGATGGGCATCGAGGTGAAGGCCGCCGACGGGCTGGTGGACTTCCGGGCCCAGCTCGGCGGGCGCTCGGTGTACCTGTGCTGGCGCTACCCGGAGACGTCGGTGTCCCACTGGCACGAGCTGGACACGGGGTTCTCGGGCCGCCAGCCCATCCGCGATCCGGGTGAGTTCATGCCCACCTACCTGAGCTGATGTTCAAGCCTGTCAGGCCTCAGCAAGCCCCTTGCGCAGCAGCTGCAGCTTGTTGCGCGCGGAGAGCAACTGCTGGCGCAGCGAGTCCGCCTGCCGGCCGATGTCCGTGAAGTCCTGCTCCTCACCCAGCTTCGTGACGGCCGAGGCCTCCTCGGCCACCTCTCCCATGCGCTGGTTGAGGGCATCCAGGATGCCGAGCACCTCCGCGTTCTGCTCGCTGCTCTGGGCCTTGGCGCGCTGCGCGGCGAAGTCCTGCATCCGCTGGTTGAGCTCGGCGGCGCTCTGTCCCAGGGCGCCATAGCGCTCCAGCAGCGCCTTGAAGGCCTCGGCGCGCTGCTGGAGCTCCTGGGCGCGGGCGTTGACGGACTCGGCCTGGGTCTGCTGCCGGTCGCGCGTCTTCGTCACCGCCGCCACCAGGGCGCTCACGGCCGCGTTGAGCTGCTGGTCCTGCTCGGCCACGTCCCGCAGCAGCTTCGAGGCGCGCTCCAGGTTCTTCTCGGAGTTGAGCGGGGCCTTGCGGAACTGATCCGCCAGCGACTCGAAGCGGGTGAGCTGGGCGTCCAGGGACTCGGCGGCGGCAACCAGCTCGGAGGAGGGCGACTTGTCGCGCTTGCTCATAAGGGGCGCCACCATGGCACGCCTCGGGCGCGTTGCAATGTCCAGAGCACCTCCCTGGCTCCCGAGCGTTGCCCACGGACACCTGTACTGCCCGCGGGCCTTACTCAGGTGGACTGCGCGGGAGCAATCCGGAGCGTGCCCTCCAGCGGCGCGCCCAGGTCCACCATGAGCCGGGCCAGCGCCTGGGCCGCGGGCTCGGCGGTGTCTCCCAGGCGGACGAGCATGTCCCCCACCTCGTCCGGAGTCCGCGCGAGCGCGAGCGTCTGCAGCCCCACGTCTCCCTGCCACAGCTCCATCGCCTCCGTGCGGGCCTCGCGCAGGAAGCGCTCCACGTCGATGCCGTTGCGCTCACACACGCGCAGGCGCGCCAGGTCCCGCCACAGCATCACCTCCTGGTCGGCCAGGAGCAGCTCGGCGTGCCACCGTCCCTCCAGGTCCTCCGCCTCGCCACGCAGGCCTCGCGCGAGCGCACGCACCGTGTCCGGCGAGAGATGGCTGAAGACGACAGACAGGTCTCCCCGCGTCTGCTGACCCGCGGAGTCGATGTGCACATTCCAGAGCACCATCCGCCCGGTGAAGCGGGCCGAGGAGCGCACCTCCACGCTGCCATCGTCGTACTCGGCGGACCACTGCACGTTGAGCACGCTCTCCGCGTCCAGCCTACGGGCCTGGCGCAAGAAGCGCAGCTCCGGGCCGGGCGTGCGCTGCTGCGTGAAGACGGCCACCCGCCCCGAGCGCAGCACCCCACCCTCCGGATCCGCCAAGGGCACGGCGCCGAAGCTCACGAAGTGCTGATAGGCGCTCAGCGTGCCCTCACGGGCCAGATCCAGGTCCGCCGTCCGCCCCAGCGAGCGCTCCAGCATGGGCAGCGTCTTCGGCTGCGAGACACCGCCGAGCGGCTCCAGCCCCGCGAACGGATCCTCCACCTGCGCGCGCACGGAGGTGGTGGTGACGCGCAGCAGCTGCAGGTCCAGCCGGCTCACCTCGTGGAGCCGGCCCTGAGCACCCTCTCCCGCTCCCTGCGCCTCCCAGCGAAGGGTGCTGCCCTCGGGGATCGTCATCGGCTCGGGGAGGCTGAGCGGGGGCAGCTCGGCGGAGCGCAGCATCGCCGCCACCGTGACGTTCGTCTCCAGGTAGCAGCCTGCCGGCACTTCCCTCACCCACGGCACGCCCCTGCCCGCATCCAGCAGGAGGATATAGGTGTCCTGGAGATCCTCACTGACGAGCGTCTCTGCGGAGGCGCCTGGCCCTTCGGCGTCGAGCGGGTGGTCCGTCGGCATGGCCTCCATGCTCGCCCGGATGCTGTGCTCCCGTCCAAGCACAATTTTCCATCCAGCCCTCGTGCTGGTCCGCCCCCCAGACGGGCATGGGGGGGGTGCTCCCGGCCCCGGGGGGGGACATGCACCTTACAGGAACACCTGGTGCCGGAGGCTGAATCTCATGGATTACCCTCGCTCTGTC
The Hyalangium minutum DNA segment above includes these coding regions:
- a CDS encoding DUF2203 domain-containing protein, whose product is MRYFGVEEANRLVPVLNQLFERVRPWVEQAQKLATELEPLQVQGARDAHTERVRGEYESLLGKIRTELLQLQEMGIEVKAADGLVDFRAQLGGRSVYLCWRYPETSVSHWHELDTGFSGRQPIRDPGEFMPTYLS